One genomic region from Prunus persica cultivar Lovell chromosome G3, Prunus_persica_NCBIv2, whole genome shotgun sequence encodes:
- the LOC18783736 gene encoding threonine synthase 2, chloroplastic, with amino-acid sequence MASTSLFQSPHLFLKPQNPNPPTKPHFPTTTIKCSSSSSSSPPPQPLVPKPPSPPPPSHHPHHNIRDEARRHNTTHNHHFSAHYVPFNADPSSAAAADSESYSLDEIVYRSNSGGLLDVQHDMAALKNYDGKYWRDLFDSRVGKTTWPYGSGVWSKKEWVLPEIDSDDIVSAFEGNSNLFWAERYGKQFLGMNDLWVKHCGISHTGSFKDLGMTVLVSQVNRLRKMNRPVVGVGCASTGDTSAALSAYCAAAGIPSIVFLPANRISLAQLVQPIANGAFVLSIDTDFDGCMQLIREVTSELPIYLANSLNSLRLEGQKTAAIEILQQFDWEVPDWVIVPGGNLGNIYAFYKGFHMCKELGLVDRIPRLVCAQAANANPLYLHYKSGWDQEFKPVKANTTFASAIQIGDPVSIDRAVYALKNSNGIVEEATEEELMDAMAQADSTGMFICPHTGVALTALIKLRKNGIIGVNDRTVVVSTAHGLKFTQSKIEYHSNDIKDLACRFANPPVQVRADFGSVMDVLKTYLLSKAPKN; translated from the coding sequence ATGGCGTCTACCTCTCTCTTCCAATCTCCCCATCTCTTCCTcaaaccccaaaaccccaacCCCCCAACCAAACCCCAtttccccaccaccaccatcaaatgctcctcctcctcctcctcctccccaccaccacaaccactcGTCCCAAAgcctccttctcctcctcctccctccCACCACCCCCACCACAACATTCGCGACGAAGCTCGCCGCCACAACACAACCCACAACCACCATTTCTCCGCCCACTACGTCCCCTTCAACGCCGACCCTTCCTCTGCTGCAGCCGCCGACTCCGAGTCCTACTCCCTCGATGAGATCGTCTACCGATCCAACTCCGGCGGCCTCCTCGACGTCCAGCACGACATGGCCGCCCTCAAGAACTACGACGGCAAGTACTGGCGCGACCTCTTCGACTCCCGCGTCGGCAAGACCACCTGGCCCTACGGCTCCGGCGTCTGGAGCAAGAAGGAGTGGGTCTTACCCGAGATCGACAGCGACGATATCGTCTCCGCCTTTGAAGGTAACTCCAATCTATTCTGGGCTGAGCGTTATGGCAAACAGTTTCTCGGCATGAACGATTTGTGGGTCAAGCACTGTGGGATTAGCCACACCGGCAGTTTTAAGGACTTGGGCATGACTGTTTTGGTCAGCCAGGTGAACCGGCTGAGGAAAATGAACCGCCCTGTGGTCGGCGTCGGCTGTGCCTCCACCGGAGACACATCTGCTGCCCTATCGGCCTATTGCGCCGCCGCTGGGATCCCCTCGATTGTGTTTTTGCCGGCCAATCGGATTTCGCTGGCTCAGCTGGTTCAGCCGATTGCCAATGGGGCGTTTGTGTTGAGCATTGATACTGATTTTGATGGGTGTATGCAGTTGATTCGGGAAGTCACGTCGGAGCTGCCGATTTATTTGGCCAACTCTTTGAACAGTTTGAGATTAGAGGGTCAGAAAACCGCCGCTATAGAGATTTTGCAGCAGTTTGATTGGGAAGTGCCTGACTGGGTTATAGTTCCTGGGGGCAATTTGGGAAATATATATGCCTTCTATAAAGGGTTTCATATGTGCAAAGAGTTGGGGCTAGTTGATAGGATCCCTAGGCTTGTTTGTGCCCAAGCTGCAAATGCAAACCCATTGTACTTGCATTACAAGTCAGGGTGGGATCAAGAGTTCAAGCCTGTGAAGGCCAACACTACTTTTGCATCCGCCATCCAAATTGGTGACCCCGTTTCGATTGATAGAGCCGTGTATGCACTGAAGAACTCGAATGGGATTGTGGAGGAAGCCACTGAGGAGGAGCTGATGGATGCCATGGCTCAAGCTGACTCCACTGGCATGTTCATATGTCCTCACACTGGTGTGGCATTGACTGCATTGATTAAACTTCGGAAAAATGGGATCATAGGAGTTAACGACCGGACCGTGGTGGTGAGCACGGCTCATGGGTTGAAATTTACGCAGTCGAAGATCGAATATCATTCGAATGATATTAAGGATTTGGCTTGCCGGTTTGCTAACCCCCCGGTGCAAGTGAGGGCGGATTTCGGTTCTGTGATGGATGTTCTGAAGACGTATTTGTTGAGCAAGGCCCCGAAAAATT